Proteins from a genomic interval of Salmo salar chromosome ssa14, Ssal_v3.1, whole genome shotgun sequence:
- the si:ch211-106k21.5 gene encoding leucine-rich repeat, immunoglobulin-like domain and transmembrane domain-containing protein 1 yields MFSQWALLLLCTLPVMAVHSEGCQCPGATILDQFPSVLPAETCCLNYSGSTFGHVPWARLTNGTRLQLLDLSHCNITQIDLEDTETTLSPLQEVYLGHNRLTSIPGDFLSDLPSLKVLELGMNQLRELPEDFLQGSDGLRELDFSGNLLRSLPISVLSLPGLARLELGNNTWDCSCSLVEGLEAGGGQGNNNNNTSLQGIVGNITCASPGNLAGWLVWSVATGDVCRSPGLTALFIVLPLLILTGLVLCLCCGRKSKSKEAPAFGSSKKKASHSHSSNGHRHHHRSKPPVGGGGGEGNVPMVGDSSRDGILKSQLLLRSSTTLLSSTRDIYEEVEMKLGGSVECLPSPSPGSSFAVGISAWPASQTEGPEMGTCRQAELDTVSVTEVMKDSADREKAYMTQSTEYYSLVPGIDLEDSDHDSDHG; encoded by the coding sequence atgttctcTCAGTGGGCTCTACTGTTGTTGTGTACTCTCCCTGTGATGGCTGTCCACTCAGAGGGATGTCAGTGTCCAGGAGCCACCATTTTGGACCAGTTTCCCTCTGTCCTACCCGCTGAGACCTGCTGTCTGAACTACTCCGGCTCCACGTTCGGCCATGTTCCCTGGGCCAGGCTCACCAATGGGACCAGACTACAGCTCCTGGACCTGTCACACTGTAACATCACTCAGATCGACCTGGAGGACACAGAGaccacactctctcctctccaggagGTCTACCTGGGTCACAACAGACTGACCTCCATCCCAGGGGACTTCCTGTCAGATCTACCCAGCCTGAAGGTGCTGGAGTTGGGCATGAACCAGCTCAGGGAGCTACCTGAGGATTTCCTCCAGGGATCTGATGGCCTCCGGGAGCTGGATTTCAGTGGGAACCTCCTCcgctccctccccatctctgtcctctccctgccGGGCCTGGCGAGGCTGGAGCTGGGGAACAACACCTGGGACTGCTCCTGTTCTCTGGTGGAGGGGCTGGAGGCCGGTGGGGGGCagggaaacaacaacaacaacaccagccTGCAAGGCATCGTGGGTAACATCACATGTGCATCTCCTGGGAATCTGGCGGGGTGGCTCGTGTGGTCGGTGGCAACGGGAGACGTCTGCCGCTCTCCAGGTCTCACCGCACTTTTCATCGTCCTGCCCCTCCTCATCCTCACCGGTCTGGTCCTCTGCCTGTGCTGCGGTAGGAAGAGCAAAAGCAAGGAGGCGCCCGCGTTCGGCTCTTCCAAGAAGAAGGCCTCTCACTCCCATTCATCCAACGGCCACCGACACCACCACCGCTCTAAGcccccagtaggaggaggaggaggagagggtaacgTCCCCATGGTGGGGGACAGCAGCAGGGACGGCATTTTGAAGAGCCAGCTCCTCCTacgatcctccaccaccctcctgAGCTCCACCAGGGACATCTATGAGGAGGTGGAGATGAAGCTAGGTGGCTCTGTGGAgtgtcttccctctccctctcctgggtCCTCCTTCGCAGTGGGGATCTCGGCCTGGCCGGCGTCCCAGACAGAGGGCCCAGAGATGGGTACGTGCAGACAGGCAGAGCTTGACACGGTGAGTGTGACAGAGGTGATGAAGGATTCGGCAGACAGGGAGAAGGCTTATATGACCCAGTCCACTGAATACTACAGTCTGGTGCCTGGGATAGACCTGGAGGACTCCGACCACGACTCTGATCACGGCTAG